The region TTAGCTTGACCTAGAGTCTAACCGCATTTTAGGGAAATCGGCGGCCCGCGCGATACGAATTCCTTCCGAGGCCACGTAGGCCACTTCCGGATGGTAGTCATCGGGGGAGGCGGGCGCGCGGGCCACCCGCTGGGCGATGCGAATTTGGGTAGGCTCCATGCGCAGCGCCATAATCACACAGCGATCATTGCCGCTAGCGCCCGCCTGCGCCATGCCTCGCAGATAGCCCCATACGAGGACATCACCATCGGCAATCACGCTGCCTCCTGGATTCACATCCCCGAGAATAATGATGCTGCCCGGATGGCGCACTTCCATCCCCGATCGCACCGTAGTTTGCAGATAAAGAGGATCGGCCAGGGGGTTGCTGGCTTCGCCACTGGACTGGGTGAGGGGCGTTACCGGCGATAATTGCTCCACGGAATAGCCAATGGTGGCAGCGGCCACGGCGGTTTGCCGACGACTGGTGTAAATTCGCTTCAGGATGAGACCAGCATCGAGCAGAGCATCGGCGATCGCCTGCAGTTGTCGAGCATCCAAAAGGCGATCGCGGCCAATTAAATGTACTGACGTACCGTCTTTCCAAAAGCGATCGCCCGCATTCAGGCGATGCTTAAGCTGTTGATAGAGTTCATTCCAGGTGACAGAAACCTGAGCATCGGACTCAGGTGGCAACAGCAGCAAGAGCCGTCCTCCCTCGGTTTTGAACCGCACTTGGGGGTTGGCATTGCTTTCAGCCAACGATTGGGCGAGGGCAGAGACTTGGGGGCTAGTGGGCGTCGCGTCTGAGGTAGGGTCTGGCGTCATAAACTTGGCTCCCGTTTGACCGGGATGTGTGAGGGAACATAGACCATGTGTCAGTGTATGATCGATTGCCCAAAATCGGGCAATTTCCATGGGAACTCTCAAGGTGATCAACCTGACCTGAAAACTATCTCTGGAAGCTCGTACCTCCGGTTGTGCAACGTTGAACGCCTCGATTCAACCCAGGCGTGGGGATAGATGCCTGCCGAGCAGATGCCCAAGCCCGCCCTTCCAGGGAAGACGGCCACGGGCATTGCACCATGAACATTCTTTGAAGTCAGAGCTCGACAAGACAGCTCTCTGATGGACAACCTAAAGGCTAAGACCTTAGCTAGCCAAGGGTTACGGGGTTTTAAGTCATCTGGCATATGTGAAGGAGACATCAAGCGATCGGCAAAACTTCACGATTCTTTTGCGAAAAACCACGGCAGGGGGTTTGACCCCTCACCCCTGGAGTGCCATACTGTGTTATGTAGATGCACCCTGATGGTAGGGAGAGCCCAGTTGCTCTCCCTTTTTTTTGCCTATTCCCTAGAATCCAACCGAGGAAAGGCATTGGCG is a window of Candidatus Obscuribacterales bacterium DNA encoding:
- the minC gene encoding septum site-determining protein MinC, giving the protein MTPDPTSDATPTSPQVSALAQSLAESNANPQVRFKTEGGRLLLLLPPESDAQVSVTWNELYQQLKHRLNAGDRFWKDGTSVHLIGRDRLLDARQLQAIADALLDAGLILKRIYTSRRQTAVAAATIGYSVEQLSPVTPLTQSSGEASNPLADPLYLQTTVRSGMEVRHPGSIIILGDVNPGGSVIADGDVLVWGYLRGMAQAGASGNDRCVIMALRMEPTQIRIAQRVARAPASPDDYHPEVAYVASEGIRIARAADFPKMRLDSRSS